A genome region from Chryseobacterium sp. G0186 includes the following:
- a CDS encoding alpha/beta hydrolase: MKSFFSILFFLFFISFNAQNIYSKAYGNIQNPVVIFIHGGPSGNATLFEGTTAQQLADKGFYVIVYDRRGEGRSKDENATMTFNESFEDLKQLYNTYHIKKAHILAHSFGGIIGTLFTSRFPEKVKSLTLAGALFTQQETYDHILKQAKEHFRNDQVQLKEISDIESLDKNSAAYRKRCYETAGKLNFFDMPNPTPESETLRKEYKAGEFYKNNIRNVNSPIRFYQNERLNNLDNTSVLKEIKRKGIPLFAVYGKNDGIFSDKQLNDLQNMVGKDNFKLIDNCSHYLFVDQQDEFLQFIEQKLK; encoded by the coding sequence ATGAAATCCTTTTTTTCGATTCTTTTTTTCCTATTTTTCATTTCATTCAATGCTCAGAATATTTACTCCAAGGCTTATGGAAACATTCAGAATCCTGTAGTTATTTTTATTCATGGTGGTCCCAGTGGAAATGCTACTCTATTTGAGGGAACTACAGCGCAACAATTGGCTGACAAAGGCTTTTATGTCATTGTCTATGACAGACGTGGAGAAGGGCGATCCAAGGATGAAAATGCTACAATGACCTTTAATGAAAGTTTTGAGGATCTCAAACAGCTTTACAATACCTATCATATCAAAAAGGCTCATATTCTTGCACATAGTTTTGGAGGAATCATTGGAACCCTTTTTACCAGCCGATTTCCTGAAAAAGTAAAGTCACTTACCCTTGCAGGAGCCTTATTTACCCAACAGGAAACCTATGATCATATTCTGAAACAAGCTAAAGAACATTTCAGAAATGATCAGGTTCAGTTAAAAGAAATATCTGATATAGAAAGCTTGGATAAAAACTCTGCTGCCTACCGAAAAAGATGCTACGAAACAGCCGGCAAGCTCAATTTCTTTGACATGCCAAATCCTACTCCTGAAAGTGAAACTTTAAGAAAGGAATATAAAGCAGGTGAATTTTATAAAAATAATATCAGAAACGTCAATTCTCCCATCAGATTCTATCAGAATGAACGATTGAACAATCTTGATAATACCTCTGTTTTAAAGGAAATCAAAAGAAAAGGCATTCCCCTTTTTGCAGTCTATGGAAAAAATGACGGGATATTCTCCGACAAACAACTGAATGATCTTCAAAATATGGTGGGAAAGGATAACTTTAAGCTTATTGATAACTGTTCCCATTACTTATTTGTAGATCAGCAGGATGAATTTCTACAATTTATTGAGCAGAAATTAAAATAA
- a CDS encoding TQO small subunit DoxD: protein MKHTTNSQSSDLAGLYTLSLRMVIGWTYFSAFWRRLILENKLIPDEKGYIGEKFNHFLPNALGIKPIIEYLVTHPDALQRSMMIFTIIEAIVGLFIILGLFTRLMSIGIFSLALGILLGSGWLGTTCLDEWQIGVLGVAGGFVLFLTGSGPYSLDHYFMKTHQNFTQRKWFQWLGSGNLPVSKPKTLVLAGSLIIFGLTLYTNQYFHGGVWGTLHNKSVKPKIEISNISHNNSDLQFEVYRTEGADVYGSFLIGIHILDKKGNILKQLDHKELSKLSKESIKNHYVAKVKPGKHSLIIPLGAKADVSISIHDILQKEEIHALKLIDISGIEWIGNIP, encoded by the coding sequence ATGAAACATACTACAAACAGCCAGTCTTCTGACCTGGCCGGACTCTATACTTTATCCCTCCGTATGGTTATCGGATGGACCTACTTCTCAGCTTTTTGGCGCAGACTTATCCTTGAAAACAAGCTTATTCCTGATGAAAAGGGATATATTGGAGAGAAATTCAATCATTTTTTACCGAATGCTCTAGGGATTAAACCAATCATAGAATATTTGGTTACCCATCCGGATGCCCTGCAAAGATCTATGATGATCTTTACCATTATTGAGGCCATTGTAGGATTATTTATAATTCTTGGTCTATTTACCCGATTGATGAGCATTGGAATCTTCAGTCTTGCCCTGGGAATTTTATTAGGTTCGGGATGGCTGGGAACAACCTGTCTTGATGAATGGCAAATCGGAGTGCTGGGAGTTGCCGGAGGATTTGTACTATTTCTTACGGGAAGTGGTCCCTACTCTTTGGATCATTACTTTATGAAGACTCATCAGAATTTTACACAAAGAAAATGGTTCCAGTGGCTGGGTTCAGGAAATTTACCTGTTTCAAAACCAAAAACTCTTGTATTGGCAGGTTCTCTAATCATTTTTGGACTTACCCTTTACACCAACCAATATTTTCATGGTGGTGTTTGGGGAACCTTGCACAATAAGTCTGTAAAACCAAAGATTGAAATCTCCAATATTTCCCATAATAATTCGGATTTACAATTTGAGGTTTATAGAACTGAAGGTGCAGATGTCTATGGTTCTTTCCTGATTGGAATCCATATTTTGGATAAGAAAGGAAATATTTTAAAACAACTGGATCATAAGGAGCTTTCAAAATTGTCTAAGGAAAGCATTAAAAATCACTATGTCGCCAAGGTAAAACCTGGAAAGCACAGCCTTATCATTCCATTGGGAGCCAAGGCAGACGTCAGCATCAGCATTCATGATATTCTTCAAAAGGAAGAGATTCATGCTTTGAAACTGATTGACATCAGTGGTATTGAATGGATAGGAAACATCCCATAA